One genomic window of Luteitalea pratensis includes the following:
- a CDS encoding STAS/SEC14 domain-containing protein has product MPTTLVREDDRTYRLEIRGLLRKADLDRAQRDLLATLAGDGGGTVRLLVRLQAFEGWESDPRWNDLSFYVIHGDALERIAIVGDERWRGEALMFAAADLRKGPVEYFTPDRESEARAWLGSA; this is encoded by the coding sequence ATGCCCACCACCCTCGTGCGGGAAGACGACCGGACCTACCGACTGGAGATTCGCGGACTGCTGAGGAAAGCCGACCTCGATCGCGCGCAGCGGGACTTGCTGGCCACGTTGGCCGGCGACGGTGGCGGGACGGTGCGCCTGCTGGTACGCCTGCAGGCGTTCGAGGGCTGGGAAAGCGACCCGCGCTGGAACGACCTGTCGTTCTATGTCATCCACGGCGACGCGCTGGAGCGCATCGCGATCGTGGGCGACGAACGCTGGCGCGGCGAGGCGCTCATGTTTGCCGCCGCGGACCTGCGGAAGGGGCCCGTCGAGTACTTCACGCCCGACCGCGAATCCGAGGCGCGTGCCTGGCTCGGATCGGCGTAG
- a CDS encoding bifunctional enoyl-CoA hydratase/phosphate acetyltransferase, with protein sequence MTATTGSGKYEELLARCKGLPPVATAVAHPCEQSALAGAIEAGALGLITPILVGPAAKIEEIAGKANIDLTGVRIVDAVHSHAAAMKAVELVRCGDAELLMKGSLHTDELLGAVVARETGLRTGRRISHVFIMDVPTYHKVLIVTDAAINIAPALEDKADICQNAIDLAVTLGVKTPKVAILAAVETVNSKMVATIDAACLCKMAERGQIRGALLDGPLAFDNAISKDAARTKGITSEVAGDPDILLVPDLEAGNILAKQLSFLANADSAGLVLGARVPIILTSRADTVRSRIASCGVAMLAAHARRQAMPASV encoded by the coding sequence ATGACCGCTACCACCGGATCGGGAAAGTACGAAGAACTGCTGGCGCGGTGCAAGGGGCTGCCGCCGGTCGCCACGGCCGTGGCACACCCGTGCGAACAGTCGGCCCTCGCCGGGGCCATCGAAGCGGGCGCGCTCGGATTGATCACGCCCATCCTCGTCGGGCCCGCCGCCAAGATCGAGGAGATCGCCGGCAAGGCCAATATCGACCTGACCGGCGTGAGGATCGTCGATGCCGTGCACAGCCACGCCGCCGCGATGAAGGCCGTGGAACTCGTGCGATGCGGCGACGCCGAGCTGCTGATGAAGGGCAGCCTGCACACCGACGAGTTGCTCGGCGCCGTGGTGGCGCGCGAGACGGGACTGCGCACGGGCCGCCGCATCAGTCATGTCTTCATCATGGACGTGCCGACCTACCACAAGGTGCTCATCGTCACCGATGCCGCCATCAACATCGCGCCGGCGCTCGAGGACAAGGCCGACATCTGCCAGAACGCGATCGATCTTGCGGTCACCCTCGGCGTGAAGACGCCGAAGGTGGCGATCCTGGCGGCGGTTGAAACCGTGAACTCGAAGATGGTGGCGACCATCGACGCGGCCTGCCTGTGCAAGATGGCCGAGCGCGGGCAGATCCGCGGCGCCCTGCTCGACGGGCCGTTGGCGTTCGACAACGCGATCAGCAAAGACGCCGCACGCACCAAGGGCATTACGTCCGAGGTGGCCGGTGATCCGGACATCCTGCTCGTGCCCGATCTCGAGGCCGGTAACATCCTCGCCAAGCAACTGAGCTTCCTCGCCAACGCCGACAGCGCCGGCCTGGTACTCGGGGCCAGGGTCCCGATCATCCTGACGAGCCGCGCCGACACCGTGCGATCCCGCATCGCGAGTTGCGGGGTGGCCATGCTCGCCGCGCACGCGCGGCGGCAGGCGATGCCGGCCAGCGTCTAG
- a CDS encoding L-serine ammonia-lyase yields the protein MKDHERTEALTSWQADARVVTEGLAAVDRRAFLMRSAVTGAAAVLTGCAAPTPEQTANNPTPPPAPKVADSQVSQDLAVKKDTKGPVMTTIDEFYKVGPGPSSSHTIGPMRITYDFYQRCTKLPADQLAKATALKVHLFGSLSATGKGHGTERASLAGIVGKEPATVEPAFLDGLASNPDQTFDVKLGGTTFKASLKDIIYDAPKGNFPHPNTMTCKLMAGDQVLLEQEYYSVGGGFIEWKGYEPPKKGQPKYPYSTMKELQTHAEKNNLSIAQVVMANEVAVSGKTEAEVAAFVHKIHTAMVNIVKAGLAAPESTLPGPIKLKTKAGDVYKRAQDEKYVGQRGVGVVAAYALAGSEENARGHLVVTAPTGGSAGVMPAIVYAIGEGGRNLPDDKIRDGFLAAAAIGYLCKHNATLSGAEGGCQAEIGVASAMGAAFLAQAHDFPPQVVANAAESSLQHHLGMTCDPVAGFVQVPCIERCAFGAVKAWTGFMIASNEIPANRRVDFDTTVTAMALTAREMNGKYKETSEGGLAVSLALC from the coding sequence ATGAAGGACCACGAACGTACCGAGGCCTTGACCTCGTGGCAAGCCGACGCCCGCGTAGTGACCGAGGGCCTCGCCGCGGTGGATCGCCGGGCGTTCCTGATGCGGAGCGCCGTCACTGGTGCGGCCGCCGTGCTCACCGGATGTGCCGCCCCGACACCAGAGCAGACCGCCAACAACCCCACGCCTCCCCCGGCTCCCAAGGTCGCTGACAGCCAGGTCTCGCAGGACCTCGCGGTCAAGAAGGACACCAAGGGCCCGGTGATGACGACGATCGATGAGTTCTACAAGGTCGGTCCCGGGCCGTCGAGCTCGCACACGATCGGCCCGATGCGGATCACGTACGACTTCTACCAACGGTGCACCAAGCTGCCGGCCGACCAGCTCGCCAAGGCGACGGCTCTCAAGGTGCACCTGTTTGGCAGCCTCAGTGCGACGGGCAAGGGCCATGGCACCGAGCGCGCCTCGCTGGCCGGCATTGTCGGCAAGGAACCGGCCACCGTGGAGCCGGCGTTCCTGGACGGCCTGGCAAGCAACCCCGACCAGACCTTCGACGTGAAGTTGGGCGGCACGACGTTCAAGGCGTCGCTCAAGGACATCATCTACGACGCGCCGAAAGGCAACTTCCCGCACCCCAACACCATGACCTGCAAGCTCATGGCGGGCGACCAGGTGCTCCTCGAGCAGGAGTACTACTCGGTCGGCGGCGGGTTCATCGAGTGGAAGGGCTACGAGCCGCCGAAGAAGGGCCAGCCGAAGTACCCGTACTCGACGATGAAGGAACTCCAGACGCACGCCGAGAAGAACAACCTCTCCATCGCGCAGGTGGTGATGGCCAACGAGGTCGCCGTCTCCGGCAAGACCGAGGCGGAGGTCGCCGCGTTCGTCCACAAGATTCACACCGCGATGGTCAACATCGTCAAGGCGGGGCTCGCGGCGCCGGAGTCGACGCTGCCCGGTCCGATCAAATTGAAGACCAAGGCCGGCGACGTCTACAAGCGGGCCCAGGACGAAAAGTACGTCGGACAGCGTGGCGTGGGCGTCGTCGCGGCGTATGCCCTCGCTGGATCGGAAGAGAATGCGCGTGGCCACCTGGTGGTCACGGCGCCGACTGGCGGCTCCGCCGGGGTGATGCCCGCGATCGTGTATGCGATCGGCGAGGGCGGCCGAAACCTGCCCGACGACAAGATCCGTGACGGATTCCTCGCCGCTGCGGCCATCGGGTATCTCTGCAAGCACAACGCGACGCTGTCGGGCGCGGAAGGCGGCTGCCAGGCGGAGATCGGTGTCGCCTCGGCCATGGGCGCGGCGTTCCTCGCGCAGGCCCATGACTTCCCGCCGCAGGTCGTGGCCAACGCGGCCGAGTCGTCGCTGCAGCACCACCTCGGGATGACGTGCGATCCGGTCGCCGGCTTCGTGCAGGTGCCCTGCATCGAGCGCTGCGCGTTCGGCGCAGTGAAGGCCTGGACCGGGTTCATGATCGCGAGCAACGAGATCCCCGCCAACCGCCGCGTCGACTTCGACACCACGGTGACCGCGATGGCGCTCACCGCCCGCGAGATGAACGGCAAGTACAAGGAGACCTCCGAGGGCGGGCTGGCCGTTTCGCTGGCGCTCTGCTAG
- a CDS encoding acetate/propionate family kinase, with amino-acid sequence MEARPMEDFALVLNAGSSSLKFCVYRRPEEQTWGLEARGQIEGIGTSPHFTVKDGTGVKVADQALAASVRDGDGAIDVLAGWLRQQYGGARVRGVGHRVVHGGPNFAGPVAVTPQVLDELRRLVPLAPLHQPHNLAAIDAVTARLPEVPQVACFDTSFHRGQPEVATVVPLPRDLCRDGVQRYGFHGLSYEYVASVLPTVAPEIAAGRVIVAHLGSGASLCALRGGRSVDSTLSFTALDGLCMGTRPGALDPGVVLYLFQTLGLSPKEVESVLYKKSGLLGISGISNDMRDLLGNTAASAQLAVDYFVYQAAKQIGAMAGALGGVDGLVFTAGIGENSAEIRARICAACAWLGVDLDAGANESRQTRITRPESRVSAWVVPTNEELMIARHTGRLLGLAANA; translated from the coding sequence ATGGAGGCACGTCCCATGGAGGACTTCGCACTCGTCCTCAACGCCGGCTCGTCGAGCCTCAAGTTCTGCGTCTACCGGCGCCCCGAGGAGCAGACCTGGGGACTCGAAGCGCGCGGGCAGATCGAGGGCATCGGTACCTCGCCGCATTTCACCGTCAAGGACGGCACGGGCGTGAAGGTGGCCGACCAAGCACTCGCCGCCTCCGTCCGCGACGGCGACGGCGCGATCGACGTCCTCGCCGGATGGCTGCGCCAGCAATACGGCGGCGCCCGGGTGCGCGGTGTCGGGCACCGCGTGGTCCACGGCGGGCCGAACTTCGCGGGTCCGGTGGCGGTGACGCCGCAGGTGCTCGACGAGTTGCGCCGCCTGGTCCCGCTGGCGCCGCTGCACCAGCCGCACAACCTGGCAGCCATCGACGCCGTCACGGCGCGCCTGCCGGAGGTGCCGCAGGTGGCCTGCTTCGACACGTCGTTCCATCGCGGACAGCCGGAGGTCGCCACCGTCGTGCCGCTGCCCCGTGATCTGTGTCGCGATGGCGTGCAACGCTACGGCTTCCACGGCCTGTCCTACGAGTACGTCGCGTCGGTGCTGCCGACCGTCGCTCCGGAGATCGCGGCGGGCCGCGTGATCGTGGCCCACCTCGGGAGCGGCGCCAGTCTTTGCGCGCTTCGTGGCGGCAGGAGCGTGGACAGCACGCTGTCGTTCACCGCGCTCGACGGCCTCTGCATGGGCACACGGCCCGGCGCGCTCGATCCAGGCGTCGTCCTCTACCTGTTCCAGACACTCGGCCTCTCACCCAAGGAGGTCGAGTCGGTGCTCTACAAGAAGTCGGGGCTCCTCGGCATCTCCGGAATCAGCAACGACATGCGGGACCTGCTCGGCAATACCGCGGCATCGGCCCAACTCGCCGTCGACTACTTCGTATACCAGGCGGCCAAGCAGATCGGCGCCATGGCGGGAGCGTTGGGCGGCGTGGACGGGCTCGTCTTCACGGCCGGCATCGGCGAGAACTCCGCGGAGATCCGGGCACGCATCTGCGCCGCATGCGCCTGGCTCGGCGTCGATCTCGACGCCGGCGCCAATGAGTCGCGGCAGACCCGGATCACGCGGCCGGAATCTCGGGTATCGGCGTGGGTCGTGCCGACCAACGAGGAACTGATGATTGCGCGCCACACCGGACGGTTGCTGGGTCTGGCCGCAAACGCGTAA
- the pflB gene encoding formate C-acetyltransferase, whose amino-acid sequence MAPETRVDDATAAWRGFRGALWQRDIDVRAFIQLNFDPYEGDGAFLAPATPRTLGIWEKLSALFLEERKKGVLDISQIPSSITAHAPGYIDKANEVIVGLQTEAPLKRAIMPNGGFRMVASALKVYGYTPDPAVVETFTKHRKTHNDAVFDAYTADIRKCRSSHILTGLPDAYGRGRIIGDYRRVALYGVARLIQHKQEEKVALDAEMSTESIIRDREELSEQIRALKELQQMAKAYGFDISVPARTAKEAVQWLYFGYLAAVKEQNGAAMSLGRTSTFLDIYFQRDLAEGTLTESEAQEIIDDVVIKLRIVRFLRTPEYDELFAGDPTWVTESIGGMGDDGRPLVTKTSFRVLQTLYNLGPAPEPNLTILYSPRLPEAFRRFATKVAIDTSSVQFESDELMRRSLGDDGAIACCVSPMLVGKQMQFFGARANLAKLLLYAINGGRDEISGEQIGPEFGAVQGDYLDLEEVAGKFERMMEWLAGVYVNAMNVIHYMHDKYAYERIEMALHDYAPIRTMAFGMAGLSVVADSLSAMKYAKVKVVRDATGLVTDYQTEGTFPYFGNHDNRVDHLASWVVSTFMKKLRKYPTYRDAVHTQSILTITSNVVYGKATGNTPDGRRHGEPFAPGANPMHGRDSHGLHAAAASVAKIPFRDAADGISLTATVVPTGLGRTDDERVTNLTAMLDAYFGVTGYHMNVNVLNRETLLDAMDHPEKYPHLTIRVSGYAVNFVRLTREQQMDVVNRTFHGA is encoded by the coding sequence ATGGCACCTGAAACGCGCGTGGACGACGCGACGGCCGCGTGGCGCGGCTTCCGTGGCGCACTCTGGCAGCGGGATATCGACGTCCGCGCCTTCATCCAGTTGAACTTCGACCCCTACGAGGGGGACGGCGCGTTCCTGGCGCCGGCGACACCGCGCACCCTTGGCATCTGGGAGAAGCTCAGCGCGCTGTTCCTCGAGGAACGCAAGAAGGGCGTGCTCGACATCTCGCAGATCCCGAGTTCGATTACCGCGCACGCGCCCGGCTACATCGACAAGGCCAACGAAGTGATCGTCGGCCTGCAGACGGAGGCGCCGCTCAAGCGCGCGATCATGCCCAACGGCGGCTTCCGGATGGTCGCCAGCGCGCTGAAGGTGTATGGCTACACGCCCGATCCCGCCGTCGTCGAGACCTTCACGAAGCACCGCAAGACGCACAACGATGCTGTCTTCGATGCCTACACGGCCGACATCCGCAAGTGTCGCAGTTCGCACATCCTCACCGGCCTGCCCGACGCATACGGACGGGGGCGGATCATCGGCGACTACAGGCGTGTCGCGCTGTACGGCGTCGCCCGCCTCATCCAGCACAAGCAGGAGGAAAAAGTCGCGCTCGATGCGGAGATGTCCACCGAGAGCATCATCCGCGACCGCGAGGAACTCTCCGAGCAGATCCGTGCGCTGAAGGAACTGCAGCAGATGGCAAAGGCCTACGGCTTCGACATCTCGGTGCCGGCGCGGACCGCGAAGGAAGCCGTGCAGTGGCTGTACTTCGGCTACTTGGCGGCAGTGAAGGAACAGAACGGGGCCGCCATGTCGCTGGGGCGCACGTCCACATTCCTCGACATCTATTTCCAGCGGGATCTCGCCGAGGGCACACTCACCGAGTCCGAAGCGCAGGAAATCATCGACGACGTCGTCATCAAGCTGCGCATCGTCCGGTTCCTGCGCACGCCCGAGTACGACGAACTGTTTGCCGGTGACCCGACCTGGGTCACCGAATCGATCGGCGGCATGGGCGACGATGGGCGTCCACTCGTCACGAAGACCAGCTTCCGGGTCCTGCAGACGCTCTACAACCTCGGGCCCGCCCCAGAGCCCAACCTCACCATCCTCTACTCGCCCCGCCTGCCGGAGGCGTTCCGACGCTTCGCCACCAAGGTCGCGATCGACACCAGTTCGGTGCAGTTCGAGAGCGACGAGCTGATGCGCCGGAGCCTCGGCGACGACGGCGCCATCGCGTGCTGCGTGTCGCCGATGCTGGTCGGCAAGCAGATGCAGTTCTTCGGGGCGCGGGCCAACCTCGCCAAGCTGCTGCTCTACGCGATCAACGGCGGCCGCGACGAGATCTCGGGCGAGCAGATCGGCCCCGAGTTCGGGGCCGTACAGGGCGATTACCTCGATCTCGAGGAGGTGGCCGGCAAGTTCGAGCGAATGATGGAGTGGCTGGCTGGCGTCTACGTCAACGCCATGAACGTCATCCACTACATGCACGACAAGTACGCCTACGAGCGGATCGAGATGGCGCTGCACGATTACGCGCCCATTCGCACGATGGCATTCGGGATGGCGGGCCTGTCGGTCGTCGCCGACAGCCTCTCGGCGATGAAGTACGCGAAGGTCAAGGTGGTGCGCGACGCCACCGGCCTCGTCACCGACTACCAGACCGAGGGCACCTTCCCCTACTTCGGCAACCATGACAACCGTGTGGACCACCTCGCGTCCTGGGTGGTGAGCACGTTCATGAAGAAGCTGCGCAAGTACCCCACCTACCGCGACGCGGTCCACACGCAGTCGATCCTGACGATCACGTCCAACGTCGTGTACGGCAAGGCCACCGGGAACACGCCGGACGGCCGGCGCCACGGCGAGCCGTTCGCGCCCGGCGCGAACCCCATGCACGGCCGCGACAGCCACGGCCTGCACGCGGCAGCGGCATCGGTGGCCAAGATCCCGTTCCGCGACGCGGCCGATGGCATCTCGCTCACCGCGACAGTCGTACCCACCGGCCTCGGACGCACCGACGACGAACGCGTGACCAACCTGACGGCGATGCTCGACGCGTACTTTGGCGTCACCGGCTATCACATGAACGTCAACGTCCTGAATCGCGAGACGCTGCTCGATGCGATGGATCACCCGGAGAAGTACCCGCACCTCACGATCCGCGTCTCCGGTTACGCGGTGAACTTCGTCCGGCTCACGCGCGAGCAGCAGATGGACGTCGTCAATCGCACGTTCCACGGAGCCTGA
- a CDS encoding MFS transporter, with amino-acid sequence MHESAAATDSRSSAMRAIVAAWLVTALYYFYQYALRSAPAVMMPQLSDAFGLTTMGVASLVGLFYYGYSPFSLVAGAAMDTLGPRRVVPIGAAAVGVGALLFATGNQTLASAGRLLQGAGGVFALVGAAYIATTNFPASRAATLIGATQMFGMAGGSAGQFVVGPIIARGVPWQAFWAVMGGIGLVMSVALYVLLPARDERRTPNAERPPMKAEGQSPKAETSRPGVLHAFATVFRNPQSILCGMIAGLLFIPTTIFDMVWGVRFLQDARGFEYGDAVLRSSLVPLGWIIGCPLLGFISDRIGRRKPVIAGSGLVLLACLGWILYGRIDVLPPYVLGLVAGIASGAAMLPYTVIKEANPPEMSGTSTGVVNFLNFTFSALLGPVFGWILLGVSGGGGTMTLSHYQATFYPLLYGVALAVVLTFLLRETGPAARRAPR; translated from the coding sequence ATGCACGAGTCCGCCGCTGCCACCGACTCGCGGTCGTCCGCGATGCGGGCGATCGTCGCCGCCTGGCTGGTCACGGCGCTGTACTACTTCTACCAGTACGCGCTGCGATCGGCCCCGGCGGTGATGATGCCGCAACTGTCGGACGCCTTCGGGCTGACGACAATGGGCGTGGCCTCGCTGGTGGGCCTGTTCTATTACGGGTACTCACCCTTCAGCCTGGTGGCCGGCGCGGCCATGGACACCCTCGGACCGCGACGCGTCGTGCCGATCGGCGCGGCGGCGGTGGGCGTCGGCGCGCTGCTCTTCGCCACTGGTAACCAGACGCTTGCAAGTGCGGGGCGGTTGCTGCAGGGCGCGGGCGGCGTGTTCGCGCTCGTCGGCGCCGCCTACATCGCGACGACGAACTTCCCCGCCTCTCGCGCCGCCACGCTGATCGGCGCCACGCAGATGTTCGGGATGGCCGGCGGATCGGCGGGCCAGTTCGTCGTCGGTCCGATCATCGCGCGCGGCGTGCCGTGGCAGGCGTTCTGGGCCGTCATGGGTGGCATCGGGCTGGTCATGAGCGTGGCGTTGTACGTGCTGTTACCAGCCCGGGACGAACGCCGAACGCCGAACGCAGAACGCCCACCCATGAAGGCCGAAGGCCAAAGCCCCAAGGCCGAGACAAGTCGTCCCGGCGTGCTGCATGCGTTTGCGACCGTGTTTCGCAATCCCCAGTCCATCCTGTGCGGGATGATCGCGGGGCTGCTGTTCATCCCGACGACAATCTTCGACATGGTGTGGGGCGTGCGCTTCCTGCAGGACGCCCGCGGTTTCGAATACGGCGACGCCGTGCTGCGTTCCTCACTCGTGCCGCTCGGCTGGATCATCGGGTGCCCCCTGCTCGGCTTCATCTCCGATCGCATCGGACGGCGCAAGCCGGTGATCGCCGGGAGCGGCCTGGTGCTGCTCGCCTGCCTCGGCTGGATCCTCTACGGGCGGATCGACGTGCTGCCACCGTACGTGCTCGGCCTGGTCGCCGGCATCGCGTCCGGCGCGGCGATGCTGCCGTACACGGTGATCAAGGAAGCGAACCCGCCCGAGATGAGCGGCACCTCCACCGGCGTCGTCAACTTCCTCAACTTCACGTTCAGCGCCCTGCTCGGCCCGGTGTTCGGGTGGATCCTCCTGGGTGTGAGCGGCGGGGGCGGAACGATGACCCTCAGTCACTACCAGGCGACGTTCTATCCGCTGCTGTACGGCGTCGCGCTGGCCGTCGTTCTCACGTTCCTCCTCAGGGAGACGGGGCCCGCGGCACGCCGCGCGCCCCGGTAG
- a CDS encoding DUF2950 domain-containing protein — MTSRFLRSVAVAAGLMLPAIAAAQPPRVFQTPEEAVTALRTAARAKDIQPLLALLGARGRDLASSSDAATARQHRAVFLVAMREGWKLADVSADRKELVVGREEWPFPVPLVKTAKGWVFDAAAGKEEVITRRIGRNELAAIQIVKTYVAAQRAYAKRGHDAIPAGAYARRLASTAGTEDGLYWPVKSGEPHSPLGPLVAEAAAEGRTLGAGGQPTPFHGYYFRILEKQGAGAQGGARSYVVGGAMTGGFALVAWPAAYGNTGVMTFIVGPDGTTYEHDLGANTASAVKAITAFNPDNTWHNVVAAEQP; from the coding sequence ATGACTTCACGATTCCTGCGCAGTGTCGCGGTCGCGGCCGGCCTGATGCTGCCGGCCATCGCCGCGGCGCAGCCGCCGCGCGTGTTCCAGACTCCTGAGGAGGCGGTCACCGCCCTCAGGACGGCAGCACGCGCGAAGGACATCCAGCCGCTGCTGGCGCTGCTCGGCGCCCGTGGGCGCGACCTCGCCTCCTCATCGGACGCGGCCACGGCGCGGCAACACCGCGCCGTCTTTCTCGTCGCGATGCGCGAAGGCTGGAAGCTCGCCGACGTGTCGGCCGACCGCAAGGAACTCGTGGTCGGGCGCGAGGAATGGCCATTCCCGGTGCCGCTCGTAAAGACGGCCAAGGGCTGGGTGTTCGACGCCGCGGCGGGGAAGGAAGAAGTGATCACCCGGCGCATCGGGCGCAACGAGCTCGCCGCGATTCAGATCGTGAAGACGTACGTGGCCGCCCAGCGTGCCTACGCGAAACGCGGTCACGACGCGATACCGGCCGGCGCCTACGCGCGCCGGTTGGCGAGCACTGCCGGCACCGAGGACGGCCTTTACTGGCCGGTCAAGTCGGGCGAGCCGCACAGCCCGCTCGGGCCACTCGTCGCCGAGGCGGCGGCCGAAGGCCGCACGCTCGGCGCCGGCGGACAGCCCACCCCGTTTCACGGGTATTACTTCCGGATTCTCGAGAAGCAGGGCGCCGGCGCGCAGGGCGGTGCGCGGAGCTACGTGGTCGGCGGCGCGATGACGGGTGGCTTTGCACTCGTGGCCTGGCCCGCCGCCTACGGCAACACCGGCGTGATGACGTTCATCGTCGGGCCTGACGGGACGACGTACGAACACGATCTCGGCGCGAACACGGCGAGTGCCGTCAAGGCCATCACGGCCTTCAACCCGGACAACACCTGGCACAACGTGGTAGCCGCCGAGCAGCCGTAA
- a CDS encoding outer membrane beta-barrel protein, whose amino-acid sequence MKIRIFRLAVAFALALPSVAAAQDPVEFHIGAGVAFPVGDVADSFDTGFNFSTGLTFNANEAVGFMGEYQYFRFGGPDRTFENLSPTPQAGDRILIESNHQMNVVDFNVVLRAGGTSGMRAYLIAGPGVYWRKVQLTTPSVGFITVCDPYWYVCYPAPVSTDAIVGDRTSTDFGINVGGGVNFGAFFVEARYHYVWGPKIEPQSGGGQTYGSNASYFPITAGFRF is encoded by the coding sequence ATGAAGATCCGCATTTTTCGCCTCGCTGTCGCGTTCGCATTGGCCCTGCCCTCCGTCGCGGCCGCGCAGGACCCGGTCGAATTCCACATCGGCGCCGGCGTTGCCTTCCCGGTCGGCGATGTCGCCGACTCGTTCGACACCGGCTTCAACTTCAGCACCGGGTTGACCTTCAACGCCAACGAGGCCGTCGGCTTCATGGGCGAGTACCAGTACTTCCGCTTCGGCGGGCCGGACCGGACGTTCGAGAACCTCAGCCCGACGCCGCAGGCCGGCGATCGCATCCTGATCGAGAGCAACCACCAGATGAACGTGGTCGATTTCAACGTCGTGTTGAGGGCCGGAGGCACGAGCGGCATGCGGGCGTACCTCATCGCCGGGCCGGGCGTCTATTGGCGCAAGGTGCAGCTGACCACGCCCAGCGTCGGGTTCATCACCGTGTGCGACCCCTACTGGTACGTGTGCTACCCGGCGCCGGTCTCGACCGACGCCATCGTCGGCGACCGGACCTCGACCGACTTCGGGATCAACGTCGGCGGCGGCGTCAACTTCGGCGCCTTCTTCGTCGAGGCCCGCTACCACTATGTCTGGGGGCCGAAAATCGAGCCGCAGTCGGGGGGCGGCCAGACCTACGGGTCCAACGCGTCGTATTTCCCCATCACCGCCGGCTTCCGTTTCTAG
- a CDS encoding DUF3300 domain-containing protein has product MSRRGVLVVALSALCCAGPASIPAGAALLARVQQPAPPAAAGASSPQVLDELLAPVALYPDQLLAQMLLCAQQPDKVQEFSGWLVRNAELTGTKLQDAAKAAGYDASFVVMALFPPVVNFMADNIAWTRQLGATFSTDQKGVFESIQRLRQKSQQAGNLKTTPQQKVETRTTKTGEQAIVIEPANPQVVYVPQYDPQVVYTQPAPTTTTIVIKEEDDDDEAVAAVAGAAVGFAAGIAIGAAIDNNYYYGPYGWHGGGYMYNDSWDDFYDDREDAREDFYDNREDAREDISDNREDARENANERRENTSSQRTERAETAQQQRTERSENRQTPEAQAQRQQRADTARTNAQAAGAGTGQYSANGASRGTTERSVDRSGRSSDAFSGYSSGKSERAASSRGSRSRSSSRSSGGGRGGGGRRR; this is encoded by the coding sequence ATGTCTCGCCGCGGCGTTCTCGTCGTTGCCCTCAGTGCCCTATGCTGCGCCGGCCCGGCCTCGATTCCGGCCGGCGCGGCGCTGCTTGCCCGCGTCCAGCAGCCGGCCCCGCCCGCGGCTGCCGGCGCGTCGAGCCCGCAGGTGCTCGACGAACTGCTCGCGCCCGTCGCCCTGTATCCCGACCAGTTACTGGCGCAGATGCTCCTTTGCGCACAGCAGCCGGACAAGGTGCAGGAGTTCAGCGGCTGGCTGGTGCGCAACGCCGAGCTCACCGGAACCAAGCTCCAGGATGCGGCCAAGGCCGCCGGCTATGACGCCAGCTTCGTGGTGATGGCGTTGTTCCCGCCGGTCGTCAACTTCATGGCCGACAACATCGCCTGGACGCGCCAGTTGGGCGCCACGTTCTCGACGGACCAGAAGGGCGTCTTCGAGAGCATCCAGCGGTTGCGGCAGAAGAGCCAGCAGGCCGGCAACCTGAAGACCACCCCGCAGCAGAAGGTCGAGACCAGGACGACCAAGACGGGCGAGCAGGCGATCGTCATCGAGCCGGCCAACCCGCAGGTGGTGTACGTGCCCCAGTACGACCCACAGGTCGTCTACACGCAGCCCGCCCCGACCACGACCACGATCGTCATCAAGGAGGAAGACGATGACGACGAGGCGGTTGCAGCAGTGGCGGGCGCCGCAGTCGGGTTCGCGGCCGGGATTGCCATCGGCGCCGCGATCGACAACAACTACTACTACGGGCCGTACGGCTGGCACGGCGGCGGGTACATGTACAACGACTCCTGGGACGACTTCTACGACGACCGCGAGGATGCCCGCGAGGACTTCTACGACAACCGCGAGGACGCCCGGGAGGACATCTCCGACAACCGCGAGGATGCCAGGGAGAACGCGAACGAGCGACGCGAGAACACGTCGAGCCAGCGCACCGAACGTGCCGAGACCGCACAGCAGCAGCGCACCGAACGTTCGGAGAACCGTCAGACCCCCGAGGCGCAGGCGCAGCGGCAGCAGCGCGCCGACACTGCGCGCACCAACGCACAGGCCGCCGGTGCCGGCACCGGCCAGTACAGCGCCAACGGCGCGTCGCGCGGCACCACGGAGCGATCGGTGGATCGCAGCGGCAGGAGTTCGGATGCGTTTTCCGGCTATTCGAGTGGCAAGTCCGAACGGGCGGCGTCATCACGTGGGAGCCGGAGTCGCTCGTCGAGCCGTTCCAGTGGTGGCGGGCGCGGCGGCGGCGGCCGTCGGCGCTGA